A genomic stretch from Salarias fasciatus chromosome 10, fSalaFa1.1, whole genome shotgun sequence includes:
- the zar1l gene encoding protein ZAR1-like: protein MEGFLFPPYKTRYPPPSGGSWEKREGRFVVPHGFNYLELCKAILSQVSPALPPPHRASTRDCGVQVNAKVDKIVQCSLGPKTLFFDDHLAPSKTPPRSPDGRERCATPPLSGLRFRRPVSIYSPVFDRRLCLKLGDDSGSEEEEEEEEEEAAEEQEAEEGAEAEAEGEQGGEEAVEEPKTSAQRPPKSANFQFLEQRYGFFHCKKCNIRWESAYVWCISGTNKVYYKQLCRKCQEGFNPYKVESILCKGCSQTSCDCDKKQRHINMNRPHRQDLCCRCRGMRLSCDATYSFKYIV, encoded by the exons atggagggattcTTGTTCCCACCTTACAAAACCCGCTACCCGCCGCCGTCTGGCGGCAGCTGGGAGAAACGCGAGGGCCGCTTCGTGGTCCCGCACGGCTTCAACTACCTGGAGCTGTGCAAGGCCATCCTGTCCCAGGTCAGCCCCGCGCTGCCGCCCCCCCACCGGGCCAGCACCAGGGACTGCGGCGTGCAGGTCAACGCCAAGGTGGATAAGATCGTGCAGTGCTCCCTGGGGCCCAAAACGCTCTTCTTCGACGACCACCTCGCCCCCTCCAAGACGCCCCCCCGGAGCCCGGACGGGAGGGAGCGCTGCGCCACGCCGCCGCTGAGCGGCCTCCGCTTCCGGAGGCCCGTGTCCATCTACTCCCCGGTGTTCGATCGCAGGCTGTGCCTGAAGCTTGGGGACGACAGcgggagtgaggaggaggaggaggaggaggaggaggaggcggcggaggagcaggaggccgaggagggagcggaggcggaggcggagggggagCAGGGCGGagaggaggcggtggaggagccgAAGACCTCCGCCCAACGTCCCCCAAAGAGCGCCAACTTCCAG TTCCTGGAGCAGAGGTACGGCTTTTTCCACTGTAAGAAGTGCAACATCCGATGGGAGAGTGCCTATGTCTGGTGCATCTCTGGAACCAACAAG GTGTACTACaagcagctctgcaggaagtgtcAGGAAGGCTTCAACCCCTACAAGGTGGAGTCCATTCTCTGCAAG GGCTGCTCTCAGACCTCTTGCGACTGCGACAAGAAGCAGAGGCACATCAACATGAACCGGCCTCACCGCCAGGACCTGTGCTGCCGCTGCAGAGGGATGAGGCTGTCCTGCGACGCCACCTACAGCTTCAAATACATCGTCTGA